A window from Macaca fascicularis isolate 582-1 chromosome 20, T2T-MFA8v1.1 encodes these proteins:
- the AKTIP gene encoding AKT-interacting protein isoform X2 gives MNPFWSMSTSSVRKRSEGEEKTLTGDVKTSPPRTAPKKQLPSIPKNALPITKPTSPAPAAQSTNGTHASYGPFYLEYSLLAEFTLVVKQKLPGVYVQPSYRSALMWFGVIFIRHGLYQDGVFKFTVYIPDNYPDGDCPRLVFDIPVFHPLVDPTSGELDVKRAFAKWRRNHNHIWQVLMYARRVFYKIDTASPLNPEAAVLYEKDIQLFKSKVVDSVKVCTARLFDQPKIEDPYAISFSPWNPSVHDEAREKMLTQKKPEEQHNKSVHVAGLSWVKPGSVQPFSKEEKTVAT, from the exons ATGAACCCTTTCTGGAGCATGTCTACAAGCTCTGTACGCAAA CGATCTGAAGGTGAAGAGAAGACATTAACAGGGGACGTGAAAACCAGTCCTCCACGAACTGCACCAAAGAAACAGCTGCCTTCTATTCCCAAAAATGCTTTGCCCATAACTAAGCCTACGTCTCCTGCCCCAGCAGCACAGTCAACAAATGGCACGCATGCGTCCTATGGACCCTTCTACCTGGAATACTCTCTTCTTGCAGAATT TACCTTGGTTGTGAAGCAGAAGCTACCAGGCGTCTATGTGCAGCCATCTTATCGCTCTGCATTAA tGTGGTTTGGAGTAATATTCATACGGCATGGACTTTACCAAGATGGCGTATTTAAGTTTACAGTTTACATCCCTGATAACTATCCAGATGGTGACTGTCCG cgCTTGGTGTTCGATATTCCCGTTTTTCACCCGCTAGTTGATCCCACCTCAGGTGAGCTGGATGTGAAGAGAGCATTTGCAAAATGGAG GCGGAACCATAATCATATTTGGCAGGTATTAATGTATGCAAGGAGAGTTTTCTACAAGATTGATACAGCAAGCCCCCTGAACCCAGAGGCTGCAGTACT GTATGAAAAAGatattcagctttttaaaagtaaagttgTTGACAGTGTTAAGGTGTGCACTGCTCGTTTGTTTGACCAACCTAAAATAGAAGACCCCTATGCAATTAG CTTTTCTCCATGGAATCCTTCTGTACATGATGAAGCCAGAGAAAAGATGCTGACTCAGAAA AAGCCTGAAGAACAGCACAATAAAAGTGTTCATGTTGCTGGCCTGTCATGGGTAAAGCCTGGCTCAGTACAGCCTTTcagtaaagaagagaaaacagtggCGACTTAA
- the AKTIP gene encoding AKT-interacting protein isoform X1, whose translation MNPFWSMSTSSVRKRSEGEEKTLTGDVKTSPPRTAPKKQLPSIPKNALPITKPTSPAPAAQSTNGTHASYGPFYLEYSLLAEFTLVVKQKLPGVYVQPSYRSALMWFGVIFIRHGLYQDGVFKFTVYIPDNYPDGDCPRLVFDIPVFHPLVDPTSGELDVKRAFAKWRRNHNHIWQVLMYARRVFYKIDTASPLNPEAAVLYEKDIQLFKSKVVDSVKVCTARLFDQPKIEDPYAISFSPWNPSVHDEAREKMLTQKKKPEEQHNKSVHVAGLSWVKPGSVQPFSKEEKTVAT comes from the exons ATGAACCCTTTCTGGAGCATGTCTACAAGCTCTGTACGCAAA CGATCTGAAGGTGAAGAGAAGACATTAACAGGGGACGTGAAAACCAGTCCTCCACGAACTGCACCAAAGAAACAGCTGCCTTCTATTCCCAAAAATGCTTTGCCCATAACTAAGCCTACGTCTCCTGCCCCAGCAGCACAGTCAACAAATGGCACGCATGCGTCCTATGGACCCTTCTACCTGGAATACTCTCTTCTTGCAGAATT TACCTTGGTTGTGAAGCAGAAGCTACCAGGCGTCTATGTGCAGCCATCTTATCGCTCTGCATTAA tGTGGTTTGGAGTAATATTCATACGGCATGGACTTTACCAAGATGGCGTATTTAAGTTTACAGTTTACATCCCTGATAACTATCCAGATGGTGACTGTCCG cgCTTGGTGTTCGATATTCCCGTTTTTCACCCGCTAGTTGATCCCACCTCAGGTGAGCTGGATGTGAAGAGAGCATTTGCAAAATGGAG GCGGAACCATAATCATATTTGGCAGGTATTAATGTATGCAAGGAGAGTTTTCTACAAGATTGATACAGCAAGCCCCCTGAACCCAGAGGCTGCAGTACT GTATGAAAAAGatattcagctttttaaaagtaaagttgTTGACAGTGTTAAGGTGTGCACTGCTCGTTTGTTTGACCAACCTAAAATAGAAGACCCCTATGCAATTAG CTTTTCTCCATGGAATCCTTCTGTACATGATGAAGCCAGAGAAAAGATGCTGACTCAGAAA AAGAAGCCTGAAGAACAGCACAATAAAAGTGTTCATGTTGCTGGCCTGTCATGGGTAAAGCCTGGCTCAGTACAGCCTTTcagtaaagaagagaaaacagtggCGACTTAA